Below is a window of Ananas comosus cultivar F153 linkage group 9, ASM154086v1, whole genome shotgun sequence DNA.
ACCAAGAAGAGAGAGATACGAGAGGAAACCAAAAGGTTGCCTGCATCGCATCATCACATgagtatattttttatgtttaagaGACTTTGGTAAAGCCTAATATAGAGTCATATGGCATTTTCTGAAAAATACTATCTTGGTTGTCTTAATTATTTAAGATTTAGCAAAGATTTTCTAGCATCAATAACCGAGAGTAGGAAAACAAGAAGTACGTTGAGAAGGATAATCTATACTTACAGTTAGAATCGCTTTGCCCGTGTTGTCAAGTTTTAGTCCCGGCCCTTTTATGTCGGCTTCAAGGAAAAAATGCTTGCCTTTCACTGGTTCAGCCATAGCAATGTCTCTCAATTCCTGCATCGAAATAACACACTCGACCGTCATTTTTTTTGgttagaaagtgcattgctacAATTATTCAAGTACATCTAGCTTTACCATGATCAAGAATCTCATAATATATGCATGCCTGAGCAGCAATAAGCCAAGAAAGAGAAGGTTTTACGGAAAATGAATCTAACTTACCAAAGCCTTTCCCCAAGCATCTTCTGCCAACTGCACGAACATGAACAGATGCAGCTCAAGATGGATCATCTATAAATACTAAAGCTGAAGAAACGCAAACCTTTTTCTTTGGGCATGAAATAAGATGAGCATTTGCATCTGCATAGGTAGCCACCTCATTAATAGCAATGTTAACCTTCTCCAACGTGAGCCTCCCCCTCATATAACTGCAGCGACCAAGAATGAGAAATAAGCTCAGAATGAAGGAAGGCAACTATAGCAAGAGTTTCTATCATTAATTTCTGctttattaaatcatattatcATCTATTGCTCAACATGATGACTACAAATGAGCTTCATCTACATGACAGTAAGATTAAATGTGGAGTCTGTTGCACAAGTATTAGTCTAGGAACaactaggaaaaaaaatataactatacGTAACAACAGCTAATCCTTCAAATACTATACCAGGAACTCGGCGCACTTAAATGCAGTTAAATGTTACTCAAAGTTTTGATTCCACAGGATCAATTATATAAAGCACGATAAACAATCTAGCGATGAACTTCTTAATTTTTCCTCTTATCACCTCCCGTGGAGAACTTTTCGAGAAGGGTTACATGCTTAGCATTGTCTGACATCAaggggaaaagagaaaaagaataccAAATAGGCACAATTACGAAAAGGGCAAATTCGAAGGATTATCTGacacttcaaaattttttaaaatacttgaATACTCGAGGGAAACTTGAGGGATACACAAGGGACAGTTTGCAAAAACCGGGTGTTCTTTTGGGGGTCTAATTCTGGACTGAATCAATTTTAGGTGGTTCATATCAATATATTGTTATGCAAGTAATCTCGCTAATGCATTTGGATGACTTTTGCATCATGAATTCATGGTCGATAAAATTATAGATTGAGGTTGGTCTTATTAAATTTCTTTTCCTGATTGTgagtgttaaaaaaatttaaaagcgttTGCGTTAGACGAGGGGATTATATGTTGAAAAACAGGGATTAAAGGTTCTATACTCCTTAGAAATCATAaagatttctaattaattacgcCTAAACAACCTCCGATTAAGCTGGCCAATTATGATAATTAGCAAAACAGAAtgcatttcttttattactCTTGTACATCGGTGTATAAAATTAATACaactgaaaaagagaaaaagcgACAATTATCATCTCTCTACTTCTTTCCTCTTCAAGGTATTTCTCCAAAACAATGTCGGCCATGCATCATGCATAAGCTTTCTTTGGTATTTCATCGAGCATTTGACACGCACACAAGTAGTGTGCAAATTGCCTTTGACATTTCATCGAATACTTGGCACGCGTACATGAACAATGCAGCATGCTCAAGTTTCATTTGACATTCTGTGATATGCACACCATTTTTGGCATTTCATCGAACGCTTAGCACGCGTACATGAACAACGCGCTATGCACAAATTCTGTTTGGCATTTTGTCTAACACTTGGCGTGTGCACATAAATTATCCATCATGCACAGCTTGTTTTTGACAAAAGCTAATTCAAAATAGCGGCAATCAATAATTTGATTGGAGCTTTCCGTCGACGGCTAAGCGTCGAACGGAtagtcgtcgtcgttgtcgtcatCTACCGCtgacggctaagcgtcaagcgAATGATCATCGTCGTCGCTGTCGTTGTCGTCGTctaccgccgacggctaagcgtcaagcggatcgtcgtcgtcgttgtcgtcgcctaccgccgacggctaagcgtcaagcggatcgtcgtcgtcgttgtcgtcgcctaccgccgacggctaagcgtcaagcAGATTGTCTTCGTCGTTGTCTACCGCCGACGGCTGAGCATCAAGCGGATGATCATCGTCGTTGTTGTCGTCGCCACCTTTACCGCCGACGGCAAAGCGTCGagcggatcgtcgtcgtcgttgtagTCGCctaccgccgacggctaagcgtcgagcagatcgtcgtcgtcgttgtcgttgtTGTCGCCTACCaccgacggctaagcgtcgagcggatcgtcgtcgtcgtcgttgttgtcgcctaccgccgacggctaagcgtcgaGCAGATCGTCGTCTCCATCTACCGTTGACGGCTGAGCGTCAAGCGGATGATCATCGTCGTTATTGTCGTAGCCACCTTTACCGTCGACGGCGAAGCGTCAAGCGGATCGTCGTCGTTGTTGTTGTCGCCTACCGtcgacggctaagcgtcaagcagatcgtcgtcgtcgttgtcgttgtCTACCGCCGACGGCTGAGCGTCAAGCGGATGATCATCGTCGTTGTTGTCGTCGCCACCTTTACCGCCAACGGCGAAGCGTCAagcggatcgtcgtcgtcgttgttgtcgcctaccgccgacggctaagcgtcaagcagatcgtcgtcgtcgttgtcgtcgccaCCTTTACCGCCGACCgctaagcgtcaagcggatcgTCGTCATCGTTGTTATCGGTGCAGCAACAGCAGGCGGATGGCCACCTCCTTGGTCGATGATGACGCCACACTAGCAAAAGAGAACGTGCACCAATCCGGGATCAACGACGACGGGGCAACGGCTGTCAGCAAAGGCGTCGGAATGGCGACGAGCGGTCGTCTTTTCTTGGTTGACGATGACCCGGCGTAGTAGCGGTTGATGACGGCATGTATAGCCCGGTGTGCATAGAAAGCTCGATGTATGAAGTGCCTTGAttaggagagaagagaaaaaaaaaaaaaaaattgaaagtgaGAGGATCTAAACCCACTTTTCTAtttggccctttttttttaatccaagtttcttttctcctttttttttttgagtagaatcctccctttttttctttgttcattTCTCTTTATATAGATAGAGGGTGGTGGAGGTTTATGgtgaagagaaaaataaatggtgGAGAAGTGGAGGGAATGGTAGAGAAAGTGGTAGAGAAGTGGAGGGAATAGTGGAATGATGGAGAAGTGGGAGAAAATGGTGGAGAAGTGTGGAGAAGTGAGGTACATGGTGGAGGATGTGATGGAGAAGTGGTGGAAATGGTGAGAAAGTGGAGGGAATGGTGGAGAAAGTAGTAGAAATGGAGGGAATGGTAGGAGATAGTGGAGGAGTAAATTTAGGGaagtgatcatttttttttttttaacactgaTGAGCAATGCTATACTGTATTTATTTCTTTGCACAAGTTTGTGAGTCTATTGCTTTATGCTATCTAGTTATATGAACTATTTTTCATTTATGTTgccatatataataataatatatacgttaaaaagaattattattgTATCCCCATGTATTGTATTAGTGAATTTCTGACTTCTTTGTATCACACATCTGTTTTCATGGTGCATCCATATCACACCAGTACAATGTAGGGGTTAATTGGGCCTTTTCAGTCAATTACTCCATTCCTGTCAATATATAGGATTCTGTCATGTTTCTAGATGAGGCCATAGTGTATCAACAATACAAGGCTACTCTTTCCTAATCTCAATTTTCCTTTCACTTGAGCACATCTTTTTCCAGTTTAAAGTTTTTAGCAATCAGAATGCAATGGATCATACACTCTCCAAAGTGGTTGTGCTAGCTGTCATTCAAGTGGTCAGTCGTACCATAGAAGTGCTCTGGCCATACCACCAGTAAGAGACGGCCAAAGAGCTCCTAGGTTAGCATCTAATGTACCTCTAACTCTGATCACACTACTAGGGCTAAaaggaattatatatataaccttGGATTTATAAGACTACAAAATATCTCAAAGTTCATGAGTACTGCTGCACTATGAATCTTGTTGAGGCCAACTTCTCTAACTAATACAACATCCTATCTAGAAATCCAATGAGGCCCCAAAATGCTATAAGGTTATtctattatttacaaaaatatcttGAACAAGATCCATATGCTGCGCCATTGATTCTACACACTAGGTCCCCATTAAACACTGTTACAGACATCTCGAATGAAGTCCGTTAAAAAGTAGTGACAATAATGttttggacgaggttcaagaaACTTCACCAACATCTCACTTttccaggaaaaaaaaaaaaagaaaaataagtggGGAGGAATCACCAAGATctcaaaagaaaatcaagatAATGCCATGTTTGTTCAGAAATATCTCTCTAGTAGCTTCTGCTTGTTTATATTTTGGGTTACTAGTTGCACAATGTGATTCTCTGCTAATAAACTCGTTATTTATAGCTTCATGCACATAACTTTGACTAGTTCTTAACGATATGCTCGAAGATCTTCATTTCAAAAGGGATAAAACTTTTCAATCACTAACAATAAATTAATTCAAGTCAAAACACAAAGAATCTCAAGATGATCAATTTAACCCATAAGAAATGCTTTCAATTGAAATACTGAAGTTCACTGGCAGTCTTAGGATACGATTTTTAGTAGAAGTGCCAATGTTAGGATCTCCCGCTCCTAACTATAGATTTGATACCGATAGATAGATTTAACATCTCTATTGGACGCCTTTCTACCCCAAGGAAAAGAGGGACCTCCTCTTCTAACTTATTATAAGCTAGAAACCATTTAAAAGAACTCACTTCTTCATTAATAAAATTGACCATtcattacaaaagaaaaaagccgcctatttataggcctaatattattataataatcctaagctgataaaaaaaaagctaaataagaataaaatatatcaaaagatattcctaatctagtagatatctcaaataaaatatatttttgaacttATGCGCAAATAATCCTAATCCAATAAGAAAAAGACTGTAAATCTGTTACCGGACTAGGATCTGAGAGTGATCGTAACAGCCAACTATTCTGCCAATCAAATACATAAGAGCCATCAAGGTAATGAAGCCAACAACCATGACTGAAAGTTTGTTTCCACTTTCAATGGTATCACAGCTTTACAGAAACTATTGATATGTCTAACGTCTAATATGGAAAGCACAATGTTTATGTCCTATTTTGGAACATTTTCTGTAAATTTTCACATGCTTTTCATCAGAAATGATTCCTACTTACCATTTCAAATTGATCACATTAACTGTCAAAACAATGCTCGATAGAAGGTAAGGTAGGGGGCTACAGTTCACCTAGAGATAATTCTGTCTCGTGTAGTAAATTTTATCTGCATATAGCACGTTCAGGTTTGCGAGTACTGTTTGTTTAACTACCTGCCAAatccagcagcagcagcagcagtaactTCTTAAGCCATAAGACAAAACATTTCATAAATGTGAACTGTTATTATAATTACCTCAAACGTTAGTGTATCTACATAACTATCTCGTAAAAGTGTTGATTGTGCATATTCAAGAACTTTTAGCAGTTTCTACTATGTTGGTTAAACTAACATTTGGCTTATTATATCTTTTCTCTAGCAGAACAAATTGAACATTTGAACTACATTCATCAGAATTCAGGAAGTCATCTGTATGCTATGGAATAATTATCTCCTGCTAGATTTTGGAAATTGTAATAAAGCATTCCAACTTGAAAGCACAACCATGGAACTCAATTTTATCAAGCATCAAAGAAACATaacacaaacaaaagaaaaggtgtTCCTACCATATCAAATAAGATGAAACaacataactaaaattaaacgaTATGGCAAGTATTATGTACTCACGAGGACAATGAATCAAGCTCCACAGCAGAAATATACCAACGGGGTGCAGAACCTCGGCCCTTCTgctcaaataataatttacagATTATTTTGAGACCTATAAATAAAGTTCTATtggtaataaattaatcaaGATATTTGCTTTCTAATTTGAACTTATATACTAGAGTATTTCTTGAAAGCAACAAAAGAGGGaattctttttcttattctcatgaaaaaaaaaatttccttgtCCTCATGATTTTGCTAGAGAGAGAGCTGAGAAGTGACAGATATCATTTGAAACAAGCATAAGCTTTAAGTAATCGCCATAATTGTAGAAACATGAAAAATCTGTTAGAAGGTTTACATTGTAAGATCCAGCCAGGTTATCCTCAAAATCGCAAATTTGAAACCCCCTGTATATGAATAACATTCCCAATATTTCTTTTGAGAGACAATTCAGGTTAGTACATACTACATAGCAATAAAGTGACCACAAAGATCATTTATCTGATTGTAAGAAATAACACCTATTTGGAAGTTGAGAAGAAAAGCTATAGCTACAATACTAAATaccatctcttcttcttttcctttcaaaatttaaacaaaggtttaatttcaaaaaaataaataaatacataaacaaAAATTCCTATGTTATCAATACTAATTGCTATCCCACTCATTCCTTTGGAAGAATCATCTTCTTGGATTTGTTTAATCAGAAGTAAATAGGCAAACAAGTTCAAAATGAAGGATTTGTTTTTaattaactaaacaataaaaattaccAGTCTACATTTACCTATATGACTGAATATATCTGATTCCAAGTTTCCATCTATCTCACAATGAGATGTACTAATCGAGTAATCGTGCAGAAATATTGCATGCGATTTTAAGAGTTAATCTAAACTACCAATTGGGAATAATCTTTTTTTACTTCTCAAGGTGCCGTTACCTTTGGCGCTGCAACGGGCTCCTCCCTCTGCTTAGAAGCCTCATAAGCTACATCACAATCCGACACCTCCAGAATTGCACTAAAATAGCCTAAAAATTAGATCAATTGCCATCTCCTAAATcgcacaaaaaaagaaaacctaattcaaataaaaaaaaaaaatcacaatctCTTCAAACACAATCACCTCGAAGGGTTCCGATCCACTAGGGTTAAGCTCTCGACCATTGCAGCAGGCACGTGAGCGAGCATGTGCTGCAGCTTCCTCTGCTGCCGCTGCGACTGCTCCACGAGCCTCTGCACCCAAATCCAATACGACATCAAAATCAGATTTCGAACATTGTAATTGCATAAACATCGATTTCGATCCGAATCGactacaaacaaaaaaaaaaaagaaaaaggggcgAACTTTAGCTTTGGGGATTGCGTTCTTCTCCTCCTGCAATCGGCCCTTGATAGCCTCGATCTGCGACTCCATCGCCTTCAGCGTCGCGTCGACGGCCGAGAGGTCAGGGATGGTCGTGGCTGGGTACACTAAAAGGGTGGAAAAAAGAGATCGAAAAGGGGAGTTTATTAGATcaaattctagagagagaaagagggaaagagaTTGAGGAGGAGGGGGATTAGGGTTTTACTGTTGCGGGCGATGACGAGCTCTTGGAGCTCGGCGATGCGGATGGTGAAGGAGGAGACGAGGTCGTCGAGAGCAGAGCCCGCGTGCTTCGGATCCATGGCGACggcgactctctctctctaaaatctctctctttctctctctactctctctctctctctctctcccctgcTTTTTTCGAGGTCTTGCGTTTGTGGGATGAACGGGGACGATGAACTTGAGAGCCCTTGGGCGGGAAAATTTGGTGGAAAAGTGTAACGAGATCCGTCAAGTATGGAGACTTTTGAAATAGGTACCTGAAGTAtattttcttggttttttttgcatttagccccttagaaaatttttttacaaataatcctataaaatttatatttataagattGGCCCTATTCCCGTTACGCGAGCGCTGATGACAAAGTTAAATACGGTGacccattcaccgtatttagatACGATGAATGATTTACCATGTTCTATTATTTTTCTGCGACgatgttataaaatatttagaatttaggaTTTATGAAGGACATGAAGAACCATTCACTAtgtccaaacacggtgaatggttcgtCCTGTTCAACTTAAAATAAACAATCATGACACTTGTGTAGCCAGGATAGGATCAaccttaaaaatataaattttgtgagattgtttgtagaaaaaaatttaaaagggctaaatgcaaaaaagtcctattttcttggaattttttaCCAAACACCCTTTAAAAAATTCGTCTTTGGTTAAAGAACtcgtttaaaaaatttatttaactaaacaacccttataaaattttctaaagagGGAGAATGATTCACTACTTATTAAAGTTTTATTGAACGTGAAGATTACTTCAGAGTCTCTCATTTATCTTTTCACTATAACACTGAATTGAacgaaataaaattagtttgcCAATTAAAATTCATTTCacaaattataaacttttttggagggtcaattttaaaaaaaaaaagccctatttTCTTTCATCAAACGCCTCAACTACTACCGAATTAGCCTATtggtttttatatttagaaaaatatgatttgcatatttcaaaatagaaaGTAAATGcttattcaaaaaattgattgataaaaaaattgaaaaatatagaTCCTTGAATGAAGACAAGTACTGAGTTGTTTGGTTCCATATAAAACTGTAAAAGATAAGTTTTggtcaatttgtataaaaaaattattagttttgagcttttgcaaaagtggtccatattttctaattttacagattcgaaCCGAAGTTTTCACCGTTTGACCAAATACCCCTCATCTAAATCCGCCTCTCGCGTATTCCCTCATATACATATACCACAATTACGACCTCTTGGGCGGGCATTAAATGCACCCCAAGCATCTTTACGCAACCTCCTACTTATCTGAATGCAAATCAAATCGGCTCAGTTATTCAACAACCCTGGTATTTGTTATTCagcttttaaaaattaaatatactgAAGCTACATGACAAAAACTATACGCATGGCAACATGAATAATAATGCAACGCAAATGAGCAACATAAAGATAAATGGTGCAACACCCCTTCTAGCAGTGCAGCTTGCAGTTAATATCAATGCAACTCCTGTCGTTAACCGTGCGAAGCTGGCATTCAATCTTCTCCCTCACCGGGGCAACATCCTACTTCCCAGTAAGGGGGTCAGGCAGTCATCTTCTCAAATCACAAGAAATGTAGGggagtttatttcaaaatgcttTAAGTCCAGGTGATGCGAGATCTATCTCACATGTTCGGCTGGCTATCAGACTCTGATATTAAATGTAACGATCCGATCCGCCAGTAATAATAGCTCGTTGGACCGAAatcaccgacccaaaatgcttaagcccagttattattaataGTGAGTCTATCACTTGTAAACCCATCACACTCTCTCACATTATCCGATATAGGACTAATCGGATGTCACATACTCTTCTCGTGTAAATCATGGCATCCTCGTCAGTCCAGTCCAATTATATACATAGTTTCAGATTTATTAACAATATCCATCTCACACTTTTGACTGCATATGAGGCTCTAATATTAAATGTAATGATCCGAcatgttaaaaataataattgggtttaaacattttgggctgttggttgggcctaataaattattattgctagtaggcCGATCATTACATAATTAACAAAGATCTAGAGTTTTAGGAGACATTTATctcaatttaaaaattcaaaggaCCGGAATAAGACAGTGCCATAAGTTCAGGGACTAGCAACGCAATTCTAGATAAATAATCCCTCGATTACTTGCTCATCAAGAACCAATTCCAATTTTCAAAACGTACTTAAACTGGGACCCCTCTCCCATATCCAAAACCCCAACTACCCCACGCAATCGTATCCATccctaattataaataaataaataaattaattaattaattaattatggttaaaatataaacattttctaaaaatatttttttttacgtaGTTTACTCTTCTGTCTTTCAGAATCCTCTAATTTATctccttaaaatttaaaattataatactttAATCTTACAAAATTACTATTTCATTACCGCttcatgcatatataataatacggTACAACTAGAAAACTAATAATGAATCAATTTTATTCTTAGAAATGATAAAGGAAAAGCTTAATAAGTAAACAATATGAAATctttttacaaattatttaattgaaggaaaagaaaaagattattaTGAATTCTCacaatttctcaaatataatgtgtattttagaaaattattcaATTATATTGTACAACAAATGCACGAATAGTGACAGAATAATAGGTGTACTGGATTAGATACGAcaactttaaattataataaggAGGCAAAGTGGAGGCAAAGTGGATGTTCTTAAAACATAAGAggtgttggtagccgaattttccgatccttgacccggtcaaaaaTCTTCCTCGGGGAGCGCatcggggtgaggaacggctgcggatggTGACCCTTGAAGTGtacgcccttcgacagatcaaacGATTAGGCTGACGAGGAATCGagccagccgggttcgaaaacctttacTGTGGAATCGGTTCGGTttgatgagccgaatgtacgaacTGTACAGGaatcaatgtcggcagaagtGCCGAATGGAAAAAGTACATAATAACTGGttggctgaaagagccgaatgtctttatatactaataaaaaagagtgtgcccgaagggcatacagactaagaaatatagtttacaacatAGTGAttcccgtggggcagacagattctgcaaatgtagtctacaacggagtgatgcccgtggggcaaaCAGACTTCAGGATTCTACAtagcgaactactcctaggaaagcagtaaatccgaaaaagaaaaagattacatttagactattcctagaaaagcgataaaatgcagaggaaataaaggtggtcttctcgttcaggatgGAGAAAGACCCTTATTGCAGGcttcgaaattactatttatagtaatatcaacccacattattggttggttgaaagtagtggggaGAGTGGTTGTAActatgatcgtggaagttacgcccacttctcatgaaagttacgccccacttctaaaccgttcccgcctaaacgctcttaaCCTTCaagcgccttattgccgactcctggtgtaccacgtgtccttatttttttggctcatacgtggatTAGGTCgggatattaatttttttggcatcaacaagAGGTAAAATGCAAAAGTTGTACCACATAATTTATACGCAAAATAGTGACAGGATAGTAACATTACTAAGTGCTACAGTTTCAAATCATATTAAAGAGATAAACTAGAGATTTTAAAAGATAGGGAGGTTAAATTTATACCTAAGTTTTTAAATACCTTTCTAAGAATCAACCTTAGATGGTAGTAAGGGAATATTTTAAGGAGttttttgaaataaacaaaaataaattagatatttttaaagtgtTGTAGGGCATATTAGATATTAGTATTTCTAAATCATCTATAGATATGATGAATCGAGAGTTCTCCTGTGGCCGACGTGTTCGTTCCTCAGCGCCTCCCTCTCTGCTGTTTTTTCCCGGGCGGGCGCGAGCGGGCGCCGGGTGCGGGTCGCGCACacgtgggggagagagaggggggaggagagagaaagagagcccgggggtggggagagggagagggggggagagagagagagagagggaggcgGGGGGCCTGCCGTGTGCGGGTGCGACCCGCGCCCCCCACGCGCGCACGcgagagtgagagagggagcCGAAAGTGGGgtgatggagagggagagacggTGAGTAGAAGGTGCAGAGAGAGACTAGGGAAGGGGGCCTGCCATGTGCGCGCGAGCCGTACCCACGCGGACACGCCAGAGAACGAagagagtctctctctctcccaccctctcctctttccttcttctttctctaccctctccccctccccgcccccacctctctccttctctctccccctttgcCCTTCCCTCCACTGGGTCCTGTCTATGTCGCAGGCCCACCCCCCCCGCCTAGCCGAGCAGATTGATacagtcctctctctctccccctcctcttccCCTCTTTCATGCCCTCTCCCCCCCCCGCCAAAACTCTTCCCCTTGTctcctttctccctctctcgtcctcctctttccttcccttctctctccccctctttttctctccctccccccggctctctctctctctcccctctccccaGGGGAGTGCGTGGCGAGCGAGGGCGCGGAGGCTGCGGGGCGCCGGTGGCCGGGGTGCGGCTCTCCGGACGCTGCTGCGGACGCAAGCCGAGGGCCTCCCCGCGGGCGCTAGCGCGGGGCGCTCGAGGGCGCGGGAGCAGGGCGCAACGCGGGCTCTACGCGGAGTCGCAAAAAATTGCGGCTCATAGCCGTGGTTTTCACgaggtccacgaggccacttcggcctcgtggaccacatgagagggaggtccacagtggacctccctctgattctatatatatatatattagagctagactggaatactatggACGACAAAAgattctttttactatcaagtttttaatccttagatgagaaattatagggttaggatgatattaatccttagggttgagtggttcccccAGGGTTGAGCGGTCCCCattggattataatatttaatccaatggttagaaatgataaaagtaattaatccaaaaattaaaaacttgatagcaaaaaaggctttttgctatcaatagcattctagtctatatatagtattttatttttataatatagatatattattatataataatttattatatcatttactatttatttttataaaatgtaaaatatataaacgcGGGCCGGTGCGGAGAGCTCGCGCGGAgagtggtttttttttccttttcttttggctTTTCTCCTGTAGGgcccacttctctctctctctctctctcttcttttttttcttctcttttctaacttttttttttcccttttattttttttcctttttcctaacctgttttttttatttgtatagttgtggatcacatacaaaaaataaaaattaaatttaaaatttaaaatttaaaatttaattttaaattaaaatttatatttttaatcgaA
It encodes the following:
- the LOC109715070 gene encoding spindle and kinetochore-associated protein 1 homolog encodes the protein MDPKHAGSALDDLVSSFTIRIAELQELVIARNMYPATTIPDLSAVDATLKAMESQIEAIKGRLQEEKNAIPKAKRLVEQSQRQQRKLQHMLAHVPAAMVESLTLVDRNPSSAILEVSDCDVAYEASKQREEPVAAPKKGRGSAPRWYISAVELDSLSSYMRGRLTLEKVNIAINEVATYADANAHLISCPKKKLAEDAWGKALELRDIAMAEPVKGKHFFLEADIKGPGLKLDNTGKAILTVLRHLGRIQETRIGHHRVLILSKPH